One part of the Candidatus Mancarchaeum acidiphilum genome encodes these proteins:
- a CDS encoding DUF929 family protein, with protein MAEDYSNRDEKKEEIRKNEKGIKKQKFELNKYLPYILILLVLVVVIVLFASLSAQLNSISSKLENISSSKPTTATNNTAGNVTLSDPSYKITGSLIVPPKSLPNDPIITANASFGSRLTNINQPLNASELAIFNNANDSYFEEAGQMILNGTFGGYVFGSTTGSNAEVKKLDNPFVVNGKPSVIYLGSITCIYCGENRWAMALALGRFGNFSELYKGYSSFGDHDIPTIYWAPSHYNQSAEDLGNFYSSKYINFISIEDTLPITGGFQLNPMSTIQSRINATNNSIYIDAFDLILGLNNFEGTPYTIWGKYNVLGADDADFGFKSEPSGNPSIEYKTHNMVFDNISHPDSEFGYLEYAGADLYIAMTCATINNTAPICSLPVIPKLESYEGYN; from the coding sequence ATGGCTGAGGATTATTCAAACAGAGATGAAAAAAAGGAGGAGATTAGAAAAAATGAAAAAGGCATTAAGAAGCAAAAGTTTGAACTTAATAAATACCTCCCTTACATATTGATATTATTGGTGCTTGTAGTGGTAATCGTATTATTCGCAAGCTTATCCGCACAGCTAAATTCCATTTCAAGCAAGTTGGAGAATATTTCATCTTCTAAACCGACCACTGCAACGAACAACACTGCAGGAAATGTTACTTTATCCGATCCGTCCTATAAGATAACGGGCTCCCTTATAGTTCCGCCTAAATCCTTGCCAAATGATCCAATCATAACTGCAAATGCATCATTTGGGAGCAGACTGACCAATATAAACCAGCCATTGAATGCAAGCGAACTGGCAATATTCAACAATGCTAATGACAGTTATTTTGAAGAGGCAGGCCAGATGATTCTGAATGGCACCTTTGGGGGCTATGTGTTTGGTTCAACTACTGGATCAAATGCAGAAGTTAAAAAATTAGATAACCCATTTGTGGTAAATGGAAAACCTTCCGTAATTTACTTAGGTTCAATTACCTGCATTTATTGCGGGGAGAACAGATGGGCCATGGCTTTGGCTTTGGGCAGGTTCGGGAATTTCAGCGAACTTTATAAAGGGTATTCGTCTTTTGGCGACCATGACATTCCTACAATTTATTGGGCACCTTCGCATTACAACCAATCGGCTGAGGACTTGGGAAACTTTTACAGCAGCAAATATATAAATTTCATTTCTATAGAGGATACTCTTCCTATAACTGGAGGATTTCAATTAAACCCCATGTCAACGATACAATCAAGGATAAATGCAACAAACAATAGCATTTACATAGATGCATTTGACCTAATATTGGGTCTTAACAACTTTGAAGGCACGCCTTACACAATATGGGGCAAATACAATGTTCTTGGAGCGGATGATGCGGACTTTGGATTCAAATCCGAGCCAAGCGGCAACCCTTCAATAGAATATAAGACCCATAATATGGTATTCGATAATATAAGCCATCCAGATAGTGAGTTCGGATATTTAGAATATGCAGGAGCAGACCTTTACATTGCAATGACCTGTGCTACAATAAATAACACTGCGCCTATATGCTCTCTGCCGGTGATACCTAAATTGGAGTCTTATGAGGGTTACAACTGA
- a CDS encoding TatD family hydrolase: MVQSLQIQSQTRQKKEQITGEIRVFNIIDAHCHLDQLKQEDINDSLMYIAGMVTNGVDMPSNIRNLELADNKHIFACLGIHPEFAASLKKYEVDYVIDFIKRHSKSIKGIGEIGLDYKFASQIKGSKPKQRSLFLRMLTLANKLDLPVTVHSREAMDEVLYMLHKKKVKKAHIHFFEGTVEQAMKAVEYGYMISIPPLPSSKRNAVIKAVPMKNLMAETDSPTAGSLPKDVIYSIELIAKAKGMGLEETAKELTINTRRFFNIGEEHNSLLRSEK, encoded by the coding sequence ATGGTTCAAAGTTTGCAGATACAGAGTCAAACCAGGCAAAAGAAAGAGCAAATTACAGGCGAAATTAGAGTATTCAATATAATAGATGCGCATTGCCATTTGGACCAGCTAAAACAAGAGGACATAAATGATTCACTTATGTATATTGCAGGCATGGTGACGAACGGGGTCGACATGCCCTCAAATATAAGGAATCTTGAACTTGCCGATAACAAGCACATATTTGCTTGTCTTGGCATACATCCAGAGTTTGCAGCATCCCTAAAAAAATATGAAGTTGACTATGTAATAGATTTCATAAAACGCCACTCCAAATCTATAAAAGGCATAGGCGAAATAGGATTAGACTATAAATTTGCTTCTCAAATAAAAGGCTCCAAGCCAAAGCAAAGAAGCCTGTTCCTAAGGATGTTGACTTTGGCAAACAAGCTGGACTTGCCAGTGACGGTCCATTCCCGCGAAGCGATGGACGAAGTGCTTTATATGCTACACAAGAAAAAAGTAAAAAAGGCGCATATACATTTCTTTGAGGGAACTGTTGAACAAGCGATGAAGGCAGTGGAATATGGATACATGATATCAATACCGCCTTTACCATCCTCAAAAAGGAATGCGGTTATAAAAGCAGTCCCTATGAAAAACTTGATGGCCGAAACGGACTCTCCAACTGCGGGCTCTTTGCCAAAAGACGTGATATACTCAATAGAGTTGATAGCCAAGGCCAAGGGGATGGGATTGGAGGAAACCGCAAAGGAATTGACCATAAATACGCGCAGGTTCTTCAACATCGGAGAGGAGCACAATTCATTATTAAGATCTGAAAAGTAA